From one Phycodurus eques isolate BA_2022a chromosome 19, UOR_Pequ_1.1, whole genome shotgun sequence genomic stretch:
- the sgca gene encoding alpha-sarcoglycan: MVARSGVATDALRRHVFPPSPPAGKDALRLAGQLSIRGQNKMAGCRSWFLLLTGKFVSLAHAEIKFNIPAGRFFSYELMRETFQSDFEPLSQLYLGRLYDDPMVFKCNKQHFPDLPEWLRFTQRHPYDNGFLYGTPTSPGKSVIEIYAVNKRSYETTRQILVLNVIAAKSLPYQAEFFIKLREIEKVLPPAVQVEIKQDLQKLWDTEALDIVNISNALDRGGRVPLPLAGHFEGVYVKAGSEQNFSACLLRAQTPERRLQCAAGAKVKVPGGCNFCSIPSNCISWCSTELFDLSQLEPSPPAPTLGSGVLEAGEDFAPPNSPEDRDFLPDYIVTVIVPLVLALVLCLLLAYAMFGRREGVEKRNGRTNQIQLYHHHTILDNTDELRSMADHRSVPPPLSTLPMFDSRTGTRATPSDSPRIPLIMAQHDPHVDTLPRK, from the exons ATGGTGGCTCGCTCAGGCGTCGCGACGGATGCCCTGCGACGGCATGTCTTCCCTCCGTCACCCCCCGCTGGCAAAGATGCGCTCAGGCTAGCCGGGCAG CTGTCAATCAGAGGCCAAAACAAGATGGCAGGCTGCAGGAGCTGGTTCCTCCTTCTGACAGGCAAGT TTGTGAGTTTGGCTCACGCAGAGATCAAATTCAACATCCCAGCGGGGAGGTTTTTCTCTTACGAGCTGATGAGGGAGACATTTCAGAGTGACTTTGAGCCGCTGTCCCAGCTCTACC TGGGCCGCCTGTACGATGACCCGATGGTGTTCAAGTGCAACAAGCAGCACTTCCCGGATCTCCCTGAGTGGCTGCGCTTCACCCAGAGGCATCCCTACGACAACGGCTTTCTTTACGGGACCCCGACATCTCCTGGGAAGAGCGTCATTGAG ATTTACGCCGTCAACAAGCGAAGCTATGAAACCACCAGGCAGATTCTCGTCCTTAATGTAattgcag CAAAGAGCCTGCCCTATCAGGCCGAGTTCTTCATCAAGCTGCGGGAGATCGAGAAAGTGCTGCCCCCTGCTGTCCAGGTCGAGATCAAGCAGGACCTGCAGAAGCTGTGGGACACGGAGGCCTTGGACATCGTCAACATCTCCAACGCTCTCGACCGTGGCGGCCGCGTGCCTCTCCCGCTGGCAGGACACTTCGAAGG CGTGTACGTGAAGGCGGGATCGGAGCAGAACTTCTCCGCCTGCCTGCTGCGGGCACAGACGCCCGAGCGTCGGCTGCAGTGCGCGGCGGGCGCCAAGGTCAAGGTGCCTGGCGGGTGCAACTTCTGCAGTATCCCCAGCAACTGCATCAGCTGGTGCAGCACTGAGCTG TTTGATCTCTCCCAGCTGGAACCAAGCCCGCCCGCCCCTACTTTAGGCTCCGGCGTACTGGAGGCCGGCGAAGACTTTGCACCACCAAACTCCCCCGAGGACCGGGACTTTTTGCCGGACTACATTGTGACGGTCATCGTGCCGCTGGTGCTGGCCCTCGTCCTGTGCCTACTGCTCGCCTATGCCATGTTTGGTCGTCGTGAGGGCGT CGAAAAGAGGAATGGGAGGACAAACCA GATCCAGCTGTACCACCACCACACCATTCTGGACAACACTGATGAGCTGAGGAGCATGGCGGACCACCGCAGTGTCCCCCCGCCGCTCTCCACGCTTCCCATGTTTGACAGTCGCACAGGGACCCGTGCGACACCCTCTGACAGCCCCCGTATCCCCCTCATCATGGCCCAGCA CGACCCCCACGTCGATACGCTGCCCAG GAAGTAA